From a single Porites lutea chromosome 10, jaPorLute2.1, whole genome shotgun sequence genomic region:
- the LOC140950728 gene encoding putative amidohydrolase YtcJ translates to MTNGMLNTLKNVSDSESCLARLALYRLVHGPDDSNSNSKPNAMCCPSLVRFDGYKDPSSATAAKGSFKSNVWFAGVKIVADGSPHCGTSAIRVPPYMTTKVTEILGFPTAPNYGTLNYSDSELEETIKYFHEQEIQIAVHTHGEDAIDQVIKAYDKVLKTSPNSPRHRMEHLGLCIVEQIEYAAKLNLALSFFVAHLYFYVTSYTKNIFGPERTNRWTPLSAATKAGLRWSIHQDHATFPGPPLPFANIKTAVTRTQRDDKEKVYGPEYCVTIHEAMKAVNIDAAWQLHKDDCLGSLKEGKKADLIIVSDNPYTVDPFELEHIKVLHTYVNGRRLNITDKVVHVPHTKPQ, encoded by the exons ATGACCAATGGCATGCTGAATACTCTGAAGAACGTATCTGACAGTGAATCCTGTCTAGCGCGACTGGCATTGTATCGTCTTGTTCATGGACCAGATGACTCCAACTCCAACTCTAAACCAAATGCAATGTGTTGTCCCAGTCTTGTGCGTTTTGATGGCTATAAG GATCCGAGTTCAGCAACTGCGGCCAAGGGGTCTTTCAAGTCCAATGTTTGGTTTGCGGGAGTTAAGATCGTTGCTGATGGATCACCTCACTGTGGTACATCCGCGATAAGAGTGCCACCATATATGACGACTAAAGTCACAGAGATCCTAGGATTCCCGACTGCTCCAAACTACGGTACATTGAACTACAGTGATAGTGAACTAGAGGAGACGATTAAGTACTTTCACGAGCAGGAGATTCAGATTGCTGTGCATACTCACGGTGAAGACGCCATTGATCAAGTGATCAAGGCCTATGATAAG GTCTTAAAGACGAGTCCTAATTCACCTCGCCATCGAATGGAGCACCTGGGATTGTGTATAGTGGAGCAAATCGAGTACGCAGCGAAACTAAACCTggctttgtctttctttgtggCCCATCTGTACTTCTACGTTACATCATACACCAAAAATATCTTTGGACCAGAGCGCACAAACCGCTGGACACCCCTCTCGGCGGCAACCAAGGCTGGCCTTCGTTGGAGTATTCACCAGGACCACGCAACCTTTCCAGGCCCCCCGCTTCCCTTTGCGAATATCAAGACGGCGGTGACTCGCACACAGAGAGATGACAAAGAGAAGGTGTACGGACCAGAATACTGCGTTACAATTCACGAGGCAATGAAGGCAGTAAACATTGACGCAGCTTGGCAGCTTCACAAAGATGACTGTTTGGGCAGCTTAAAAGAAGGCAAAAAGGCTGATCTTATCATTGTCTCAGACAATCCATACACG gtggacccgtttgaATTGGAACATATCAAGGTCTTGCACACTTACGTAAATGGTCGACGATTGAACATCACCGACAAGGTTGTCCATGTCCCGCACACGAAGCCACAGTGA